A single window of Aminobacterium mobile DSM 12262 DNA harbors:
- a CDS encoding mechanosensitive ion channel domain-containing protein produces MFRKTFFSANVFMLLSVLSLLFLASAAMAQVPSLPSQLATEESTSQESPYTVEKVQARVEEIQKNIDSLRASEKQLTSEQGGLSSFQFQERLGLFESLLTLYRRFQSLSDRIAQLQADFDRRQSDMKRDVAAFVEKKPPYSLSFYEGYREHLDPISQEIDTISYGQRFVEGSLPSLRDRARVDEQRLVALEEALQNGGTSEWEKQQAELQLERDRLLFASGEKSLEESRLRLNLLEMDKKNLLDGLKWIGQNLQYDEADLNRQIDQIKEREADLQRQADELRKDLNTATEELVNAQTHFETAPEGEKKDIYKAALKEKEVWQTYYQTALDQTDQARLWEEETREIWEARYRLLQKKLPTEELVKLQVDVNVRKKNLDSLLLGLQKKQISLQSRLLSVNNLYASQNESSQVLKFLKRESDGLKKQAELNTQYMSRLLGVSMLNNRLLEEVDSRLGSVTLTEKVSSAGRERVLAFLNFQLWSGNGYTITIKKLILAVIIVLLGLLISRKVTKWFTKRLLERFEMDPTAAMAIQKGLFFFLTFLFVLMALDMVNIPLTAFAFLGGALVLGLGIGAQNFFSNLISGLILFMSKPFRLRDVVQVDDVLGTVEEIGARSTRIRTFDNVDVLVPNRYFLENRIINWNLSDQLLRGVVSVGVAYGSPVKDVERLLLQAATSHPNVLSMPEPYVVFRNFGTSALEFDLYFWLDMRQTARFKVQSDLRYKILDLFETQKVSIAFPQMDIHLDAAAPLPVTVTHGERDNRRE; encoded by the coding sequence GTGTTTAGAAAAACCTTTTTTTCAGCAAATGTCTTCATGCTTTTGAGTGTACTATCCCTTCTATTCTTAGCGTCTGCGGCTATGGCTCAAGTCCCTTCGCTCCCTTCACAGCTCGCCACAGAAGAGTCTACATCTCAAGAATCTCCGTATACAGTAGAGAAGGTACAGGCACGAGTAGAAGAGATACAAAAGAATATTGATAGTTTACGAGCTTCAGAAAAACAGTTGACATCGGAACAAGGTGGGCTTTCGTCATTCCAATTTCAGGAGCGTTTAGGCCTTTTTGAATCGCTGTTGACCCTATATCGGCGTTTCCAGTCTCTTTCAGATCGTATTGCTCAATTGCAGGCTGATTTTGACCGTAGGCAGAGCGATATGAAGAGAGATGTGGCTGCTTTCGTAGAAAAAAAGCCTCCCTACTCTCTTAGTTTTTATGAGGGCTATAGAGAACACCTCGATCCTATTTCCCAGGAAATCGATACTATAAGTTATGGACAACGTTTTGTTGAAGGCAGTCTCCCTTCTCTTCGCGATAGGGCAAGGGTTGATGAACAACGTCTCGTAGCCTTGGAAGAGGCATTGCAAAATGGGGGGACTTCCGAGTGGGAGAAACAACAGGCAGAATTACAGCTTGAAAGGGATCGTTTGCTATTTGCCTCAGGAGAAAAGTCCTTGGAAGAAAGCCGCCTCCGCCTTAATCTTTTAGAGATGGACAAGAAAAATTTGCTTGATGGGTTGAAATGGATTGGGCAAAATCTTCAATATGATGAGGCAGATCTGAACAGGCAGATCGATCAGATAAAAGAGAGAGAAGCAGATCTTCAGCGTCAGGCAGATGAGCTGAGGAAAGACCTTAATACAGCTACAGAGGAACTGGTGAACGCACAAACCCACTTCGAGACGGCGCCGGAAGGAGAAAAGAAAGATATATATAAGGCTGCCTTAAAGGAAAAAGAAGTATGGCAGACATACTATCAGACGGCCCTTGACCAAACAGATCAGGCGAGGCTCTGGGAGGAAGAGACGAGAGAAATTTGGGAAGCTCGATATAGGTTACTGCAGAAAAAACTTCCTACGGAAGAGCTCGTGAAACTTCAAGTAGATGTGAACGTCCGAAAGAAAAACCTCGACAGCTTGTTGCTTGGATTGCAGAAAAAACAAATTTCCTTGCAATCGAGGCTTTTATCGGTAAATAATCTTTATGCTTCTCAAAATGAAAGTTCTCAAGTGTTGAAGTTCCTGAAAAGAGAGAGCGATGGATTAAAAAAACAGGCAGAACTTAATACCCAATATATGTCTCGGTTACTAGGGGTATCTATGCTCAATAATCGCTTGCTTGAAGAGGTAGACAGCCGACTAGGGTCGGTAACGCTCACGGAAAAGGTTTCTTCAGCAGGTCGTGAGAGGGTTTTGGCGTTTCTTAATTTCCAGTTATGGTCTGGGAACGGCTATACCATTACAATTAAAAAATTGATCCTGGCAGTTATTATTGTACTTTTGGGGTTGCTTATAAGCCGTAAAGTGACCAAGTGGTTTACGAAGCGTCTTCTTGAACGATTTGAGATGGACCCTACCGCAGCTATGGCGATACAGAAAGGGCTTTTCTTTTTCCTCACCTTTCTTTTTGTCCTCATGGCTTTAGATATGGTAAATATTCCTTTAACGGCTTTTGCCTTTCTAGGTGGTGCTCTTGTTCTTGGCCTTGGCATTGGCGCTCAAAATTTTTTCAGCAACCTTATCAGCGGTTTGATTCTCTTTATGAGCAAGCCCTTCAGACTACGAGATGTGGTGCAGGTTGATGATGTTCTCGGTACAGTTGAAGAGATAGGGGCACGTTCTACCAGAATTCGTACTTTTGATAATGTAGACGTGCTTGTTCCGAATCGATATTTTTTGGAGAATCGAATTATAAACTGGAATCTTTCCGATCAGTTGCTTCGAGGGGTTGTAAGCGTTGGCGTGGCTTATGGCTCTCCAGTAAAGGACGTAGAGAGGCTTCTTCTTCAGGCAGCAACGTCTCATCCTAATGTGCTTTCTATGCCAGAACCCTATGTAGTGTTCCGAAATTTCGGTACCAGTGCTCTTGAGTTCGATCTCTATTTTTGGCTGGACATGCGCCAAACGGCTCGTTTTAAGGTGCAAAGCGATCTGCGTTATAAAATACTTGATCTTTTTGAAACGCAAAAAGTTTCCATTGCCTTCCCTCAAATGGACATTCATCTCGATGCAGCGGCTCCTCTTCCTGTGACAGTAACGCATGGGGAAAGGGATAATAGGAGGGAATAA
- a CDS encoding M20/M25/M40 family metallo-hydrolase, whose product MGQLVPSPPELLSLCLKLVSFPSVTTLPGEENNVGHYIYEWVASLPYFQSHPEHIVMIPVENDPLQRFCVGAFLEAFPSCSQTIILTGHFDVVGTEGFGSLASWAFEPQEYMARIQKEMLPSDVRRDLESGEYLFGRGIADMKYGLALEMACMKMYAQAREELGANLLFLAVCDEENMSSGMRSVVPWLRRFREEKGLQYIACLNTEPSVGEPKEKGALYLGTIGKLMPVFLCVGREAHVGEYFKGVSATLMASCLTVLIEGDEESADTWRGFSFPPMAGLKLADLQDGYSVTLPEMAVTFFNSLLVTKSPRQLLAYMKQRAQEALQQALALRESSGKKLAPSLFDGEPERGAVITVEELLCEVARKRGLSPKALMKEIALSIHDGKNIHQRGIEVMQTLARQWGRKGPFIVIGFLPPYYPSRCNNEEIAGEKGMRLLCEELVQKGKNIGFSLEVREIFEGIMDLSYLGFQGNLNDLEGVAQNTPLWNIDYYFPSEDILCLHIPILNMGPIGKDAHQSTERLYLPYALHGLPLLFVEALERIPDLCKETNVE is encoded by the coding sequence ATGGGACAATTAGTTCCGTCCCCACCTGAACTTCTGTCCTTGTGCCTAAAGCTAGTTTCTTTTCCGAGCGTTACCACATTGCCGGGAGAAGAAAACAATGTAGGGCATTATATATATGAGTGGGTAGCTTCTTTACCCTACTTCCAATCTCATCCTGAACATATAGTCATGATTCCAGTAGAAAATGACCCTTTGCAGCGCTTTTGTGTGGGAGCTTTTCTTGAAGCGTTCCCTTCGTGTAGCCAAACCATTATTCTTACAGGTCACTTTGATGTGGTAGGAACAGAAGGGTTTGGCTCACTTGCTTCTTGGGCTTTTGAGCCCCAAGAGTATATGGCTCGAATTCAAAAGGAAATGTTGCCTTCCGATGTTAGACGAGATCTAGAGAGTGGTGAGTATCTTTTTGGTCGTGGTATTGCCGATATGAAGTATGGCTTGGCATTGGAAATGGCATGTATGAAGATGTACGCTCAGGCCAGAGAGGAGCTTGGTGCAAACCTGTTGTTTCTTGCCGTATGTGACGAAGAAAACATGTCTTCCGGCATGCGAAGTGTTGTACCGTGGCTTCGTCGTTTTAGAGAAGAGAAGGGTCTTCAATATATAGCCTGTTTGAATACAGAGCCTTCTGTGGGAGAGCCAAAAGAAAAGGGAGCTCTCTATTTGGGAACGATTGGCAAACTTATGCCTGTTTTTCTTTGTGTAGGGCGAGAGGCTCATGTGGGAGAGTATTTTAAGGGGGTTAGTGCAACTCTTATGGCGTCATGCCTTACCGTACTTATAGAGGGAGATGAAGAGAGCGCTGATACATGGCGTGGTTTTTCTTTCCCCCCAATGGCTGGGTTGAAGCTTGCAGATTTACAAGATGGTTATTCTGTTACTCTTCCAGAAATGGCGGTCACTTTTTTCAATAGCCTTCTCGTTACGAAGTCTCCTCGGCAACTGTTGGCTTATATGAAACAACGAGCGCAAGAAGCGTTACAACAGGCTCTTGCCCTTCGTGAATCGTCGGGAAAAAAACTGGCCCCATCTCTTTTTGATGGAGAGCCGGAGCGAGGGGCCGTTATAACGGTGGAAGAACTACTCTGTGAGGTTGCCAGAAAACGAGGCCTTTCCCCTAAAGCTCTTATGAAGGAAATAGCGCTCTCTATTCATGATGGAAAAAACATTCATCAACGAGGTATAGAGGTAATGCAAACCCTTGCCCGTCAATGGGGAAGAAAGGGTCCTTTTATTGTTATAGGTTTTTTGCCTCCTTATTATCCCTCTCGGTGCAATAATGAAGAGATTGCCGGGGAGAAGGGGATGCGCCTTTTATGCGAAGAGCTTGTCCAAAAGGGAAAGAATATTGGATTCTCCCTGGAAGTGCGAGAAATTTTTGAGGGAATTATGGATCTTAGTTATTTAGGGTTTCAGGGAAATTTAAATGATCTTGAAGGGGTGGCTCAAAATACCCCTCTTTGGAATATAGACTATTATTTCCCTTCGGAAGACATTTTATGCCTTCATATCCCAATTCTGAATATGGGACCTATAGGGAAAGACGCACATCAATCTACAGAGCGGCTCTACCTTCCCTACGCTCTTCACGGTCTTCCCCTTCTTTTTGTTGAGGCGTTGGAGCGAATTCCGGACCTTTGTAAAGAAACAAACGTTGAATAA
- a CDS encoding ABC transporter substrate-binding protein: MVLLAPAAAEEKPIKIGYLAALTGDWAAYGQTEEKTARMAVDEINAQGGVLGRKLELVVYDFRTRAEDAVNAVRRMIEEDKVVAIVGANGSGINIATAPLVNRYEVPQIGTVSTNPLVTVDEKGKVRPYSFRICFTDPYQGKLIAYFAANELKRMNAAILYDVGNDYSQGLREFFMKSYGEYGGKVVADLGFRGGQDVDFRAQLTEIRDKKADVLVLPNMGKEMALIMKQARELGLKDIIFVGGDGYGEFMWEIAGPAMENSYWINHVAPEDPAMQPFFKAYKEKWKDECKEFVNGVLGYDSIYWLADAIARAGKDDPKAIRDALAATSGLVLHHATITIDPETNTPKDKDGVVLIAKDGRGQFFKKIKP; the protein is encoded by the coding sequence ATGGTTCTCCTTGCCCCAGCTGCTGCAGAAGAGAAACCAATTAAGATTGGTTACTTGGCAGCTCTTACCGGGGATTGGGCGGCGTATGGGCAGACTGAAGAAAAGACGGCTCGTATGGCAGTGGATGAAATCAACGCTCAAGGAGGCGTTTTGGGGAGAAAACTTGAACTTGTAGTGTACGATTTCAGAACCAGGGCTGAAGATGCCGTGAATGCCGTGCGGCGCATGATAGAGGAAGACAAAGTTGTCGCCATTGTAGGAGCAAATGGCAGTGGTATTAATATTGCAACGGCTCCTCTTGTGAACAGATATGAAGTTCCGCAGATTGGTACTGTCTCTACGAATCCGCTGGTGACGGTAGACGAGAAAGGGAAGGTCCGTCCTTACTCTTTCCGAATTTGTTTTACTGACCCCTATCAGGGGAAACTTATTGCCTATTTTGCAGCCAATGAATTAAAGCGAATGAATGCAGCAATTCTTTATGATGTAGGGAATGATTACTCTCAAGGCCTTCGGGAATTTTTTATGAAAAGCTATGGGGAATATGGTGGGAAAGTTGTAGCTGATCTCGGTTTCCGTGGAGGACAGGATGTAGATTTTAGAGCCCAACTCACGGAGATACGAGACAAGAAAGCTGATGTGCTGGTACTTCCCAACATGGGAAAAGAAATGGCTCTTATTATGAAACAGGCTAGGGAGCTTGGATTAAAAGACATTATTTTTGTTGGTGGGGATGGATATGGCGAGTTCATGTGGGAAATAGCTGGGCCCGCAATGGAAAACTCCTATTGGATTAACCATGTAGCCCCTGAAGATCCTGCCATGCAGCCCTTCTTCAAGGCCTATAAAGAAAAATGGAAAGATGAATGTAAAGAGTTTGTGAATGGTGTTTTGGGCTATGATTCTATCTATTGGCTTGCCGACGCTATTGCCAGGGCGGGGAAGGATGATCCTAAAGCTATTCGTGATGCCTTGGCCGCTACATCTGGTCTTGTACTTCATCATGCTACCATTACGATCGATCCCGAAACGAATACTCCCAAAGACAAAGATGGCGTAGTCCTCATTGCGAAAGACGGACGAGGGCAGTTCTTTAAGAAGATCAAACCTTAG
- a CDS encoding branched-chain amino acid ABC transporter permease codes for MATLLQQVINGLSLGSVYALIAVGYSLVYSILLFSNFAHGGFLVIGGYLCYGALKTLGLSIWVAGFISLLGAGVAAVVTERIAYKPIRERTRVTLYLLIASMGMSIVIENIFVIVAGGRFRALPPVIPTQPVHLFNIATTSAFDLLSFVVALVALGCLQIFLTKTKWGLAIRAAACDLRTAGLMGVNVNLLVSIVFFVAGALAAIGGIFLSVRYTLYPQLGAITIKAFVAAVIGGLGSLPGAVVGSLILGLAEMLTAGFISSQMRDLVVFSLLVITLLIRPTGLFGKQVGEKV; via the coding sequence ATGGCTACTTTGTTGCAGCAAGTGATTAACGGTCTTTCCCTTGGTTCTGTCTATGCTCTCATTGCCGTGGGGTATTCTCTTGTCTACTCCATTCTCCTTTTCTCAAATTTCGCTCATGGAGGATTCCTTGTTATTGGCGGCTATCTTTGTTATGGAGCTCTGAAAACATTAGGGCTCAGTATATGGGTGGCGGGCTTTATTTCCTTGCTGGGCGCCGGGGTTGCGGCAGTTGTGACTGAGCGTATTGCCTATAAGCCTATTCGTGAACGAACACGGGTTACTCTCTATCTTTTAATTGCTTCTATGGGCATGAGCATTGTGATTGAAAATATTTTTGTCATTGTGGCGGGAGGGCGCTTTCGGGCCTTGCCTCCCGTTATTCCAACCCAGCCGGTCCATCTTTTCAATATTGCTACAACTAGTGCTTTCGATCTGCTTTCTTTTGTCGTGGCATTGGTGGCCCTGGGCTGCTTGCAAATTTTCCTTACAAAAACCAAATGGGGATTGGCTATACGGGCAGCAGCTTGTGATCTGCGTACTGCCGGGCTCATGGGAGTGAATGTGAATCTTCTCGTGTCAATTGTCTTTTTTGTGGCAGGGGCTTTAGCAGCTATAGGGGGAATATTCCTCTCCGTTCGTTATACTCTCTACCCTCAGTTGGGAGCCATTACAATCAAGGCCTTTGTGGCGGCTGTCATTGGCGGGCTGGGATCTTTGCCTGGAGCTGTGGTGGGGAGTTTGATCCTCGGGTTGGCAGAAATGCTGACAGCAGGCTTTATATCGAGCCAGATGAGAGATTTGGTGGTTTTCTCACTTCTGGTTATAACCCTTCTTATTCGTCCTACGGGGTTGTTTGGTAAACAGGTTGGCGAAAAGGTGTAG
- a CDS encoding branched-chain amino acid ABC transporter permease, protein MSGYTEGIIILLCINGIAAMGVSLLTGFTGVFTLGHAAYMALGAYTSAILTVHYGLHWFPAILLGGGVAVLVAYGIGVPTLRLMGDYYAIASIGLGEAIRLILENWQSLTRGARGYPGIEPYTTLPVALTFFVIMAICMFNFIKSRYGRSFKACRDDYVAASLLGLPTAKIRILSLIISAFYCGVAGALLAGFLSFIQPIMFDMLKSTELTAVVVFGGLGSMTGTLVGTVVITLVTELFRPISQYRMLIYGAVLVVIMVLRPEGIMGGLNGEDLTRKFFRRKDHGGTP, encoded by the coding sequence ATGTCTGGATATACTGAAGGTATTATTATTCTTCTTTGCATCAACGGCATTGCGGCTATGGGGGTTTCTCTTTTAACGGGTTTTACTGGCGTATTCACGTTAGGGCACGCTGCCTATATGGCTTTGGGGGCTTACACATCTGCCATTCTTACGGTGCATTATGGATTGCACTGGTTCCCGGCTATTCTGTTAGGTGGAGGGGTGGCGGTTCTGGTGGCTTACGGCATAGGAGTTCCTACGTTGCGTCTTATGGGAGATTATTACGCCATTGCATCCATTGGCTTGGGTGAGGCTATTCGTTTGATCCTCGAGAATTGGCAGTCTCTTACGCGAGGGGCCCGGGGATATCCTGGCATTGAGCCCTACACAACTCTTCCTGTGGCGCTTACCTTTTTTGTCATTATGGCCATATGCATGTTTAATTTTATTAAAAGTAGATACGGCCGATCTTTCAAGGCCTGTCGTGATGATTACGTTGCCGCATCTCTCCTCGGACTTCCTACAGCAAAGATACGAATCCTCAGTCTCATTATATCGGCGTTTTATTGCGGCGTTGCTGGTGCCCTGCTGGCTGGATTCCTTTCTTTTATCCAACCTATTATGTTCGATATGCTTAAATCTACAGAACTTACGGCTGTCGTGGTTTTTGGTGGTTTGGGGTCTATGACTGGCACCCTTGTTGGGACAGTGGTCATTACATTGGTTACGGAACTCTTTCGTCCCATCTCCCAATATCGCATGCTTATTTATGGTGCAGTGTTAGTTGTTATTATGGTGCTTCGTCCGGAGGGGATTATGGGAGGGCTTAATGGCGAAGATCTTACGAGAAAGTTTTTCAGGAGGAAAGACCATGGCGGCACTCCTTGA
- a CDS encoding ABC transporter ATP-binding protein encodes MAALLELDRINKSFGGVQAVQNMSFMMGERDVVGLIGPNGAGKTTIFNIITGVYAPDSGRILFEGEDITSLKTYEIIQRDIARTFQNLRLFPRSSALENVMTAAQCQEPYSFAEAVTHMGRWREKERSIRDMSMELLQRVGLADRALQPAGTLPYGYQRRLEIARALALNPRLLLLDEPAAGMNPEEVLALNELIREIHKDFPLAILVIEHHMDLVMEVCPHIICMNFGAKIAEGSPEDIQNDPEVLKAYLGEEENHHD; translated from the coding sequence ATGGCGGCACTCCTTGAGTTAGATAGAATCAACAAATCTTTTGGCGGCGTTCAGGCTGTTCAGAATATGAGCTTTATGATGGGTGAACGTGACGTAGTGGGGTTGATCGGTCCTAACGGAGCAGGAAAAACCACAATCTTCAACATCATTACCGGTGTATATGCCCCTGATTCTGGTCGCATTCTTTTTGAGGGGGAAGATATTACATCCCTTAAAACGTACGAGATTATTCAAAGAGACATAGCGAGGACCTTCCAGAATCTGCGTCTTTTCCCTCGTTCCTCTGCTCTTGAGAATGTGATGACCGCAGCTCAGTGCCAAGAACCCTATTCTTTCGCTGAGGCGGTAACCCATATGGGACGATGGAGGGAAAAAGAACGGAGTATCCGTGATATGAGCATGGAGCTTCTGCAGAGGGTGGGGCTTGCCGATCGGGCATTACAACCTGCAGGTACTCTTCCCTATGGTTATCAACGGCGACTTGAGATAGCCAGAGCCCTGGCTTTGAATCCGCGACTGTTACTTTTAGATGAACCAGCCGCGGGAATGAATCCCGAAGAAGTGCTGGCTCTTAATGAGCTGATTCGAGAGATTCATAAAGATTTTCCTCTGGCTATTCTCGTTATAGAGCATCATATGGATCTGGTTATGGAAGTGTGTCCTCATATTATTTGTATGAATTTCGGGGCTAAAATTGCGGAAGGGTCCCCTGAAGATATTCAGAACGATCCGGAAGTGCTTAAAGCGTATCTTGGGGAGGAGGAAAATCATCATGACTGA
- a CDS encoding ABC transporter ATP-binding protein, translated as MTEPQQCPLLNVHNLQVSYGAIRALRGVSLYVNEGEIVCVIGANGAGKSTLMNALMAEVPREGGEILFDGGPLARRSYDVVKQGVSLVPEGRRVFVSLTVYENLMMGAFPRRDRGQIREDLEWVFSLFPRLEERKSQYAGTLSGGEQQMLSIGRALMSRPRLLLLDEPSLGLAPIIIKDIFKELKRINSEGVTILLVEQNARQALLLSDRGYVLQTGGLILAGTSSELLNNPDIRGAYLGTGRKKGLL; from the coding sequence ATGACTGAGCCTCAGCAGTGTCCTCTCCTCAATGTCCATAATTTGCAGGTAAGCTATGGGGCGATTCGGGCATTACGGGGAGTGTCTCTTTATGTAAATGAAGGGGAAATTGTATGTGTTATTGGAGCTAATGGTGCAGGGAAGTCCACTTTGATGAATGCTCTCATGGCGGAGGTTCCGAGAGAGGGAGGCGAAATCCTTTTTGATGGAGGTCCTTTGGCTCGTCGAAGTTATGATGTAGTGAAACAGGGAGTGTCCCTTGTTCCTGAAGGGCGGCGAGTGTTTGTTTCTCTTACAGTCTATGAGAACCTGATGATGGGAGCTTTCCCAAGGCGGGACAGGGGACAGATTCGGGAGGATTTAGAGTGGGTTTTCTCGCTCTTCCCTAGGCTGGAAGAGCGAAAGAGCCAATATGCGGGTACTCTTTCCGGAGGCGAACAGCAAATGCTGTCTATTGGCCGGGCTCTCATGTCTCGTCCGAGGCTTCTTCTCCTCGATGAGCCGTCGCTGGGGTTGGCGCCTATTATCATAAAAGACATTTTTAAGGAGCTGAAAAGAATTAACTCTGAAGGAGTAACAATTCTTCTTGTGGAGCAGAATGCCCGACAGGCCCTTCTTTTATCTGATCGAGGCTACGTGCTTCAGACAGGAGGGCTTATTTTGGCAGGAACTTCTTCCGAGCTTTTGAATAACCCGGATATTCGGGGTGCCTATCTCGGCACTGGACGGAAAAAAGGTCTTCTGTAA
- a CDS encoding MoaD/ThiS family protein, translated as MILRVHAFLMYATGQKEFNIPAPPTVKDLLKDLSEKYGEKFDKWIWSGNDMPKKLLMGTIIMVNGKHIVHLQGLDTPLNDSDTVNIFPPVGGG; from the coding sequence ATGATACTTCGAGTACATGCTTTTCTTATGTACGCTACTGGTCAAAAAGAATTTAACATCCCGGCGCCTCCCACTGTAAAAGATCTTCTGAAAGATCTCTCGGAAAAATACGGAGAGAAATTTGACAAGTGGATTTGGTCTGGCAACGACATGCCAAAAAAGCTTTTAATGGGCACCATCATTATGGTGAATGGGAAACACATCGTCCATTTACAAGGGCTGGACACCCCTCTGAACGACAGTGACACTGTTAATATTTTCCCACCTGTCGGGGGAGGGTAA
- a CDS encoding RrF2 family transcriptional regulator, translating into MKLSTKTRYGLRAMLELARQYNKQEPVSITEIAAKEHISERYLEQLFLKLRRQGLVESIRGPQGGYLLSQSPEKITVAAVVEVLEGPIYLADCLEGSECLNEDSCPARNLWVRLRNSIDEVLESTTLRDLIAEDTPAEIE; encoded by the coding sequence GTGAAACTGTCTACAAAAACAAGGTATGGTCTTCGGGCCATGTTAGAGCTTGCTCGGCAATATAATAAACAGGAGCCGGTAAGTATTACGGAGATAGCTGCAAAAGAACATATTTCCGAGCGATATCTGGAGCAGCTTTTTCTGAAGCTGCGAAGACAGGGGCTGGTGGAGAGTATCCGAGGCCCGCAGGGAGGCTATCTCCTGAGCCAATCTCCAGAGAAGATAACAGTGGCTGCAGTTGTAGAAGTGCTGGAGGGCCCCATCTACTTGGCAGATTGCCTTGAAGGAAGTGAGTGCCTTAATGAGGATAGCTGCCCGGCGCGAAACCTGTGGGTACGGTTGCGCAACAGTATTGATGAGGTATTAGAATCAACGACATTACGAGATTTAATTGCGGAAGATACACCCGCGGAAATAGAGTGA
- the nifS gene encoding cysteine desulfurase NifS — translation MSRQVYMDHAATTPVAPDVFHAMAPYFTESFGNPSSLYTLGQQNKKAIEEAREKVARVLNASPAEIFFTSGGTESDNWALKGAAFTYRNKGNHIITTKIEHHAILHSAEYLARLGYDITYLDVDEEGRVSVEDVAKAITDGTILVSVMFANNEIGTIQPIEKIGKLCRERGVLFHTDAVQAVAHVPIDVKAMNIDMLSLSAHKFYGPKGTGVMFLRKGVKLDNFIHGGGQEKGRRATTENVAGIVGLGVAIERAGKKMVEEQKRLSALRNKLIDEIMKRIPYARVNGALGDTRLPNNVNVSLIGIEGETMLMDLDMFGISASTGSACSSGSLDPSHVLMAIGLSHEMAHGSLRLTLGESTTDEDVHYVVEKLSGIVERRRNMSPLWEDFIKAQERS, via the coding sequence ATGAGTCGACAGGTATATATGGATCACGCCGCAACAACACCAGTTGCTCCAGATGTATTCCATGCCATGGCCCCTTACTTTACAGAATCTTTTGGGAACCCTTCTTCTCTTTATACGTTAGGCCAGCAAAACAAAAAGGCCATTGAAGAGGCAAGAGAGAAAGTAGCTCGTGTTCTCAATGCTTCCCCGGCAGAGATTTTCTTTACAAGCGGCGGAACAGAATCTGATAACTGGGCGTTGAAGGGAGCGGCTTTTACATATAGAAACAAGGGAAATCATATTATCACTACGAAAATTGAACATCATGCCATTCTCCATTCGGCAGAGTACCTCGCACGTTTAGGCTACGATATTACATATCTGGACGTAGACGAGGAAGGGCGTGTCTCCGTTGAGGATGTGGCGAAAGCTATAACTGATGGAACAATTCTCGTTTCAGTTATGTTCGCTAACAACGAGATAGGAACGATCCAGCCTATAGAAAAGATAGGAAAACTGTGTAGAGAGCGCGGCGTTTTGTTCCACACCGATGCCGTACAGGCTGTGGCCCATGTCCCTATCGATGTGAAGGCCATGAATATTGATATGCTCTCTCTTTCAGCACACAAGTTTTATGGGCCGAAGGGAACCGGTGTAATGTTTTTAAGGAAAGGCGTGAAGCTCGATAACTTTATCCATGGAGGCGGCCAAGAGAAAGGCCGACGGGCAACGACAGAGAATGTTGCAGGAATTGTTGGTTTGGGTGTAGCTATCGAACGAGCCGGGAAGAAAATGGTCGAAGAACAGAAGAGACTTTCAGCGTTGCGAAATAAGCTCATAGATGAAATTATGAAGCGCATTCCCTATGCAAGAGTCAATGGAGCTCTTGGAGATACGCGGCTTCCAAATAACGTGAATGTGAGCCTTATTGGCATTGAGGGGGAGACTATGCTCATGGATCTCGATATGTTCGGCATATCTGCCTCCACAGGAAGTGCTTGTTCTTCAGGTTCTCTGGACCCTTCCCATGTGCTTATGGCTATAGGGCTTTCTCACGAGATGGCCCATGGGTCTCTTCGGTTAACTCTTGGAGAATCCACAACAGATGAAGACGTCCATTATGTAGTGGAGAAACTTTCAGGTATTGTGGAAAGACGAAGGAATATGTCTCCATTATGGGAAGATTTTATAAAAGCTCAGGAAAGGAGCTAG